The Homo sapiens chromosome 16, GRCh38.p14 Primary Assembly genome includes the window TGCTGTGGGAGGTGGGGCGGGGCATGGCTGCTGCCTGGGGAGCCTGCTGGaccggggctgaggcaggcggggaGTGGGCAGCTGGACAGGAAGTAGGTTTGGGCACCAGGCGGAACCTGGCCTTGGGCAGCCCTGGGGACTGGCTGCAGCAGGAAGAGGGGGTGGAGGAGCCGTGGCGGAGGCCAACCCGGGGCCTGGGAAGGGCACCTGTGAGCAGGCTGCTCTCCAGGAGGCAGCCAGGGCACCTGTCTCACCTCCGTGCTGCCTTTCCCTGGCATTCCTGCGACCAAGACACTCATCAATGCCACTCAGAGCTCGGAATGTTCATGTGGGAGGTGGGGCGGGCTCTGGCCTTGACCTGGCGTTTGGTTTCTGGGATGGTGGCGTCACCTGGGAGCATGAACTCCTTAGGTTCTGGCGGGGTCTCTGGGCTGGGTCTCTGGCCAGCCAGGCCCCTTTCCACCCACCTAAACTCTAGCAGCCTCCAGCCCTAGGCTCAGCACCCCTCCCTGTGCTTCAGCAGCCCCTCTTGGCACCCCTGCCACTCTGGCACCCCTGGGATTTTCCCCTTTGCGGGCATCCTGGGTACTCTGTGTGTGCCCTTGGCCAGTCAGCAGGCCCGGTGGGCTTAGTCCAGGGCTGCTAGCTCTCCTGTTGGCCTCTAGTGGAGATGGCAGAGGGTCCTGCCTGCTGGTGGCCAAGGGCTGGGGCGTGCCAGGTCCTGTCTTTGCGGGTGCAGGGGTGCGGTCAGCTGTGTGGGCAGTTGGAACCCACCTCCAGGCCCTCCTGCCGCTTCGCGGAAAAAGTTCGCGTCTCCTCTGGCCTCGCAGCAGCCATGTTCCCCCAGGTCCTCCCCATCAGAGGCCTCTGTCCTTTGGAAGATCACTCCTGGGGCATCGAGCGTGTAAGGGCTCGGGCAGGAGAGGCTCTTAATTGTTTCTGAGTCACCACGCTTTTGTCGTGTTTCAAGAGAACAGCTTGTCAAAACAAGACGCCAGCCGGACTGAGGTGGTTTCTAAGCAGTGGCTTCACAGCTGTTTCCCACTTGTCATCTTTATGAGCAGAAAACCTGAACTGTGTTTACAACCTAGCTTTGCACATTGTCAGATTTTTCCCAGCATCCTCCAGAAGTGCAAAAGCCCAGCTTCCTCGCCTCAGGCTGTCCCGGGTGTCTGGAGAGCGTTCACTCTCCCAGGCCAAGCCTGCCTTGGGACGGGGCTCTGGCCAGGCCTGCCTGCCCTGCTGCAGTGGCCCAGCCCATCTCCTCCGATGGAAGAGTGGCCCCGGACGCACATCCTCCCTATGTTGGTGGGAGCAGTGGCAGGAGCAGTGGCAGCGAGCAGGACAGGCGGCTGTCTCTTCACCCAAGGACCTTGTCACCAGGATTCGCACGTCCTCCTGGCTTTGGGGATGGGGCATCTGTGCTCCATGGTGGGTCTCCCTGTGGACACATTTAGGGGCCCTGGAGCATCTCTGGGCAGCCTGACAGAGTCGGGAGGTGTCTCTCCACCTCTCACTCTGACCTGGAGAGGTGAATGGGACCTTGGCTGTTGCTCGGACCTGTGTGTTGAGGGCTCAGTGCAGGTTGGGTCCAGGGTGTGGCTCAGAGCAGCAGGTCCCCTCCCCTGGAGCCAGCAGTCTCTGGGGTCTCTGGACAGGGGCAGGTCCTGGGGCTTAGGCCCAGATGCTTCTCCTAGGTGGTGGGCACATCAAAGAGGTCATCGTGGCTGCTGAGGCGGAGCTGGGAGACGGTGAGATGGCCGAGGCCCCGGGCAGCCCCCGCCAGCAGGGGCTGGGGCTCGCAGGGGAGGGTGAGCAGGCCCAGGTGAAGCTACTGGTGAACAAGGATGGCCGCTATGTGTGTGCGCTGTGCCACAAGACCTTCAAGACGGTGAGCCGGCGTGCGGGGAGCCAGTGTGTGGGTGGCAGGCCCCCTCCTGTTCCCCCAGGAGGGCCCTGAGCTGCCACGCCCTCCCCCACAGGGCAGCATCCTCAAGGCCCACATGGTCACTCACAGCAGCCGCAAGGACCACGAGTGCAAGCTCTGTGGGGCCTCCTTCCGCACCAAGGGCTCACTCATCCGGCACCACCGGCGGCACACGGGTGAGCTGGCCGCACCTCGGGCTGGAGCCCGGTAGCACCCCGATGGTTGGCCCTGGGGTGCCCCAGCCTCGCATTCCCCAGCTTTGGGGGATGAGGCGGGGGCCCCTGCCTGCCTTCGCCTTGTCACCTTGTCGCCAGCCTGCTGGGGCTGCCCGGGGCTGACTAGGTTCTCTCTGCAGATGAGCGCCCCTACAAGTGCTCCAAGTGTGGAAAGAGCTTCCGGGAGTCGGGTGCACTGACCCGGCACCTCAAGTCTCTCACCCCCTGCACAGAGAAAATCCGCTTCAGTGTGAGCAAGGACGTGGTTGTCAGCAAAGAGGACGCACGTGCAGGTCAGCATGGTGCGGGCAGCTGCCTGGTCCTGGGGGCTGGCTGTGGACGCAGCCGCCACTGGGGTGTGTGAGGGATCTTCACTCCCTCACTCCACCTTGAAGGTTCTGGAGCTGGAGCTGCCGGCTTGGGGACAGCCACATCATCGGTGACAGGCGAGCCTATAGAGACTTCACCCGTGATTCACCTGGTGACAGATGCCAAGGGCACCGTCATCCACGAAGTCCACGTCCAGATGCAGGAGCTGTCCCTGGGCATGAAAGCCCTGGCCCCAGAGGTGGGGGCGACGGGGGGCCCCGGAGGGCTGCTCTGTCTTCTGCCTGCTCGGTGCCAGTCTTTGTTCTGGGCACTGGCTCCAGGGGTCTGAGCCAGGCAGGCGAGGGCTGGGCTTCCCACAGGGAGAGCAGGGCCAGTGGGAGCGCCATGGGGGTCTGAGGGTTTGCACAAGGCTCCTGGCGTGCGTCTGCCCCATGGGGTGGGTGCTGGATGCCAGGCTGCCTGGCCagcctcctctctctgcctcccctgCAGCCCCCCGTCTCCCAGGAGCTCCCCTGCTCCAGCGAGGGCAGCCGTGAGAACCTGCTGCACCAGGCCATGCAGAACTCCGGCATCGTCCTTGAGCGCGCTGCTGGGGAGGAGGGTGCCCTGGAGCCAGCTCCTGCTGCCGGGTccagtccccagcccctggcagtgGCAGCCCCGCAGCTGCCGGTACTGGAAGTGCAGCCGCTGGAGACAGTAGGTGCCAGCACCACCTGCGGGCTCCTCCCAGGGCTGGATCCCAGGGGCTGTCCCCACGCTGGCCTTCGCCTCCCTGAAGTGGCTTTCTGCAGTGACTTTGTCCATTGATCTGTTTACTGCCTTCCCTGGGGCCACAAGGGAGCCTGCCAGGGTGGGGCCCATGGTTGTGTTCTTGGTACTGCCAGGGCACAGCCTGCCCCGGGTGCTGGAGACCTTCCTGTGGTTCCCCAGCAGGTGGCCAGCGAGGCCTCAGCGGTGCCCAGGACCCACCCATGTCCTCAGTGCAGTGAGACCTTCCCGACAGCAGCCACCCTGGAGGCCCACAAGAGGGGCCACACCGGTAGGTGATGGGTGGGTGTGTGGCCCATGGCAGTGGATGGGCTATAGGTGGCCGGGGTGCTTCTGGGTGTCCAGGGTGGGTCCATAGACAGCAGGGAGCCAGGGGATCTGTGGGCAGGTGGCAGGCGGCCTGGCGGGCCCGCGGGTGATGGGCTTGGCCTGATGCTGTGTGTGGCTGCAGGGCCGAGGCCGTTCGCCTGCGCGCAGTGTGGCAAGGCCTTCCCCAAGGCCTACCTGCTCAAGAAGCACCAGGAGGTGCACGTGCGTGAGCGCCGCTTCCGCTGTGGCGACTGCGGGAAGCTCTACAAGACCATTGCCCATGTGCGTGGCCACCGGCGCGTCCACTCAGACGAGCGGCCCTACCCTTGTCCCAAGTGTGGCAAGCGCTACAAGACTAAGGTGGGTCTCTGGCCGCAGGACCCTGGCGCCTGATCCCCCCATCCTGCTCCCTGGCCGTGGCCCAGGTGCacccccttccctgcctccaccATGCTCAGTCTTGACCCAGCCCCTCCCTTGGGCCACAGGCGGGAGGGGAGAGCTGTAGTCTGTTGTGGCCAAGGCCAGGCTGGCACTGACAGGTGTCTCCACAGAACGCACAGCAGGTGCACTTCAGGACACACCTGGAGGAGAAGCCGCACGTGTGCCAGTTCTGCAGCCGTGGCTTCCGAGAGAAGGGCTCACTGGTGCGGCACGTGCGACACCACACAGGCGAGAAGCCGTTCAAGTGCTACAAGTGCGGCCGTGGCTTCGCCGAGCACGGCACGCTGAACCGGCACCTGCGCACCAAAGGTCTGGGCcggtggaggtgggagggggaggggagggggccggGGCTTGCCTAGCCCTGACCGAGTCCCCACCCACAGGGGGCTGCCTGCTGGAGGTGGAGGAGTTGCTGGTGTCTGAGGACAGCCCCGCGGCAGCCACCACCGTCCTCACGGAAGACCCGCACACAGTGTTGGTGGAGTTCTCGTCCGTGGTAGCTGACACCCAGGAGTATATCATCGAGGTGGGTGTGGGGCCCTGGGGCCGTGCTGGGACCCAGGGGCAGCCAAGGCTGACCTCTGTCCTTCTGCCCATCTGCCCAGGCCACTGCGGACGATGCGGAGACCAGTGAGGCCACGGAGATCATCGAGGGCACCCAGACAGAGGTGAGGGGTAGGGCAGGCGGGGGCGGGGAGGCTCCCTGGCACAGCCGCTCTTGCTGAGCCGTGGCCCTGCAGGTGGACAGCCACATCATGAAGGTGGTGCAGCAGATCGTGCACCAGGCTAGCGCCGGCCACCAGATCATCGTGCAGAACGTCACCATGGACGAGGAGACGGCGCTGGGCCCAGAGGCGGCTGCCGCCGACACCATCACCATCGCCACCCCCGAGAGCCTGACAGAGCAGGTGGCCATGACGCTGGCCTCGGCCATCAGCGAGGGCACTGTGCTTGCCGCCCGGGCAGGGACAAGTGGCACTGAACAGGCCACTGTGACCATGGTGTCATCAGAGGACATCGAGATCCTGGAGCATGCAGGCGAGCTGGTCATCGCCTCGCCGGAGGGCCAGCTGGAGGTGCAGACGGTCATCGTCTAGCATGAGGTCTGCGGGGTCCTGGCCGGGCAGGGACAGGGCAGAGGACTCTGAGCGCCCCACCCATGCCTGCCTGGCCTGGTAGAGAAGATGGCACAGGATGGAGGCGCCCCAAGACGGACAGTGTACATAAGAGTTTCTTGTTGCTTTACAATAAAACATGAGAACCTGCAGCTTGTGATGTTGTGGCAGTGGCAGCCTCCGCGGCTGGTGCCACCACCTTTGCCCAGGCCCCCGCAGCAGCACCTGCCTCCCAGGCCACTCCTAGACTCACGTGCCTGGCCGCCCCACCCAGGGGCTTCTGCCAGCCCTGGCGGCGCCTTGGTGCTGTGTGGGTGTCATTGGCATGTTGACCAACAgcctcctgccctgcccagctGGAGCTGTGCCCCCAGCTGCGCTGCCTGAGGcctgtgggtgggtgggaggaccAGGGACGGGGACAGGGAGATCTGGGAGCCTCGGCCTCCACCGCAGGGTGAGCAGGTGGAGCAGCAGCAGGAGATGCTGGGTAGGGAGTGTGGCTGGTCCTACCTGCGCTGCCTTGCTTTCCCTGAAGGGATTCTGCTCAGGGAGGCAGAGTCTAGGCGACCTAATTTCTAGGGGCGAGGACAAGAACACAGCCGCACCGGGATGTGGCTGACCGTCTACCTCCCTCCTAGGGGGCTGGCAGGGGCTTCTGGGACGGTTTTGGGACAGGTCTGGGGCACCAGAACCGGCTCAGGCAGGTCTCCCACCCCTTACCCTGGGGGTCTCCATGGGAATGAAAGCCAGGAGTTCATCAGGCACCCAGCTGAGTCGAGGGGGCGGGACCCAGTGCAGCCCGGCCCCTCCCTGGCCCAGGACCTCAAATACCGGCCCCTGCCTTGGTGCCAGAGCTACTGCCAGAGGGAGTCAGTGCAGTCCTGTGTCGGACACGCCCGCAGCCTGGACCCGGGATCCCCATCCCCCTAGGATCTCTGAGCCTCGGGCCTCTGCACCCACATCCAAGGTGAGTCTCTCGGCTGCCCTGAGCTGGGGCTGGATGGGCCGGACCCTCCATTCCGGCTGCAGCTTCCCGCGCAGTGAGAAGGCAGCGGTCCCTGAGAGCCCAGCAGTGCCCTGGGAGCCTGCAGAACGCAGGGGCGGATTCCGCGTCGCACTGGCCGTCAAGGGGCGGCCGCGGAGGGAAGGGGTGGGTCGGTGGGTCTGACAGCGGGTCTGCGTAGGCGGCAGCGTCTGTCCCTCCCAGCCTCTCGCTCCGCGCCATGGGCGGGCCCCGGGCTCTGCTGGCCGCACTCTGGGCGCTGGAAGCCGCCGGGACCGCCGCGCTTCGCATCGGAGCCTTCAACATTCAGAGCTTCGGTGACAGCAAAGTGTCGGACCCCGCTTGCGGCAGCATCATCGCGAAGGTGGGGCccgggccggggcggggcggcGTTTAGGGGTGCTGACCGCGCTGACCCCCGCACCCGCCGCTCCTCCCCAGATCCTGGCTGGCTATGACCTCGCGCTGGTGCAGGAGGTGCGAGACCCAGACCTCAGCGCCGTGTCCGCGCTCATGGAGCAGATCAACAGGTGTGGTGGGCAGGGCCCCTCGTCGCGACCCCCCGCCGGGATCTCGCCCCGGCGCGGCGCCCCGACCCTGAGCGGGCCCCTGTCTCCGCAGCGTGTCCGAGCACGAGTACAGCTTTGTGAGCAGCCAGCCCCTGGGCCGGGACCAGTACAAGGAGATGTACCTGTTCGTGTACAGGTGAGGGGCGGGCCGCAGGGAGGGGCGCGCGGGGCCGCAGGTCGGGGGCTCAGCGGGTCCTCCCCATCTCCTAGGAAAGACGCGGTGTCGGTCGTGGACACCTACCTGTACCCAGACCCCGAGGACGTCTTCAGCCGCGAGCCCTTCGTGGTCAAGTTCTCGGCCCCCGGCACCGGTGAGcgggccccgcccctcccctcccgCCGAGCTCTGACGCCCCCACCCCTTCCCGCAGCAGCACAGAACCTGGTGCTGATCCCGCTGCACGCGGCGCCGCATCAAGCCGTGGCGGAGATCGACGCGCTCTACGACGTGTACCTGGACGTGATCGACAAGTGGGGCACCGACGTAAGCCCACCCCTCGGTCCCGGGGTCCCTGCAGGCGCGCCCCGGGGGTCTGGTTCATGAGGGCGGGACCTCGACGGCTCCTGCGGCGGCTCAGACACGGCTCCGCGGCGCCCGCAGGACATGCTGTTCCTGGGCGACTTCAACGCCGACTGCAGCTATGTGCGGGCGCAGGACTGGGCCGCCATCCGTCTGAGGAGCAGTGAGGTCTTCAAGTGGCTCATCCCTGACAGCGCCGACACCACGGTGGGCAACTCAGACTGCGCCTACGACCGCATTGTGGCCTGTGGCGCCCGCCTGCGCCGGAGCCTGAAGCCCCAGTCGGCCACCGTGCACGACTTCCAGGAGGAATTCGGCCTGGACCAGACTCAGGCGAGTGGGCCGTGGGGCGGTGCTGGTCTTGGGTCCCCACCGCCCGGGCGCACGCAGGCAGCAGGGAGGGTCCAGCGCCCAAGGCAGggccacctcagcttcctccctGCACCAGGGCTCGTTTCCAAGGACCCTGGAGAGCCCGGCCCACCCCATGTGGAGCTCTGGGCAGGCAGGGTACCTTGCCTTTCCCTCAAAGGGCCAGTGGTGACACCCTCTGCCccggcccctgcccctgccccaccgCAGGCAGCAGCAGGGGTGGGCACCCAGGCCTCACCGGCCCCTCCCATCCCTGTGGGTGGGGTGCACTTTTCCCCTGAGGCTCACTCTGTCCCCACAGGCTCTTGCCATCAGCGACCACTTTCCAGTGGAGGTGACCCTCAAGTTCCACCGATGACTCGAGGCCTGGCTGGGGCATGCCACCTGCAGACCCTGGCTCTGAGGAATGGCCCAACAGTGGCCCCTTCAGGGTGGCAGCCACCCTTCAGTGAGGCCCCAAGGCAGAGTCGGCTGGGCGTGGACCAGGGGCCATGGACACGTGATGTGCTGCTCTGTACCTCCGTTCCCCATCTGTGGGACGGGCTGCATCCAGCGACCTCATGGGGTGTTGTGAGCCCCATGAGGGGTGCAGGGGGCACTGCCCGGCAGATGTCTGCTCAATAAATGAGCTGCTCCCGGTCGGGCCCCACAGCTTGGCTCCCAGGCCTCTGTCCTTCCTTAGGACCCAGCCTCAGCTCCTTAGGGGCAGCCATGGCCTGGGCTGCCCACCCCATGTCCTGGTGGGACGTGGCTGCCCCCGGAGCCTGCTGGCCCCAGAAGGCAGCTCAGGGATGCTCCTTGCTCATCCTCTGTGGAAACTACAAACACTCCCAGGAGCCTGTACTGTGAGCACAGCTGGGACAGGGATGGCGCCAACACACCAGCCTCCTGGGCCCTCGGGGCTCTCAGAACAGCTCTCCCCAGGCCCACCCCGCAGCCCCCATTCCAGGGCCCTGCAGGGGCCCCCAGGCACTTGTCTGTCTCAAGAGCCCGGTCTTACCCAGCACTGCAAGGGGAGGCCAGCCCCAGCTAGTCAGCAGCCCTGGAGCTTTTGGAGAGCCTGAGAGCAGTGGGCGGGCTGGACTCCTCCCTGCCCAGGCAGGTGGCTTGGGACTAAGGTCCCGTGCAAAGAACCGCCCAGCTCGCCGTGGCTCAGCCCTTCAAGGCTGCTGCCCTGTGCCTGGGCAAGGACACATTAGGATAGGGAAAAGGCAGGCCCACGGGTCCACTGGGTCACTGACTGGGGCCCGATGAGGTTTCTGGTTTTTGAAACATCACATCTTAGCAAGATGTGGTAACTTGGTCTGAATCGCATGGGAGGAAAAACCTTTGTTTCAAGGGTTTGGATGAGTTTGGTTCTTGCAAAATCCTTCTTAAGGGACATTTGGATCCCTGGCAGCACAGCTGCCTCCAGAGTCCCACTCCCGCTGGCTCAGGATCCCCCAGTTGCTCTGATTCACTGTGCGCTCTTCATCCTGATGAGTAAGGGCAGTGACCAAAGGGCTTTTCCCTGGGGAGTTCTGTGTGGGTCATGGGGGCCAAGACCACCTGGCCTTACACCTAAGAGCAGGCAGTCCAAAGGCCAGAATGGATGACCAGGGACTTGACTTACGATTCTGCCTTGGGAACAGAGACACTCCGTGGCAACCTCACCAGGTCCAGAATGGCATCCCCTGCCAGTCACAATCCCAAGTCAAAAGGCTGCCCTCCAACTCCCCTTGCCTGACGGGCACAGGCAcccatgtgtgtttgtgtgtggctGGGCCTTGGGCCACTGGGCTATGAGGAACAGGAACTTCTACGTAACATCAGCAAAATGAAACGCTGGCAGTACTTTTAAGTTGAAAAATACCTTGTTTAAGACCTCCCTGGGACCCACAGGGGCACGTGTGGCCGTAAGCCTGTGGCAGCCCAATCGTtagcctttttcttctttgagcctCTCTAAGTACATCTGCAGGGACTTCTGGATGGAGTCTTTGGAGATGAAGCTGA containing:
- the E4F1 gene encoding transcription factor E4F1 isoform X3, whose amino-acid sequence is MEGAMAVRVTAAHTAEAQAEAGREAGEGAVAAVAAALAPSGFLGLPAPFSEEGNRADPEGAAGVRAVHPGLAEARMARAAGSTDPPRPRHLADLAGPSQPSTKPPDEDDVHRCGRCQAEFTALEDFVQHKIQKACQRAPPEALPATPATTALLGQEVVPAAPGPEEPITVAHIVVEAASLAADISHASDLVGGGHIKEVIVAAEAELGDGEMAEAPGSPRQQGLGLAGEGEQAQVKLLVNKDGRYVCALCHKTFKTGSILKAHMVTHSSRKDHECKLCGASFRTKGSLIRHHRRHTDERPYKCSKCGKSFRESGALTRHLKSLTPCTEKIRFSVSKDVVVSKEDARAGSGAGAAGLGTATSSVTGEPIETSPVIHLVTDAKGTVIHEVHVQMQELSLGMKALAPEPPVSQELPCSSEGSRENLLHQAMQNSGIVLERAAGEEGALEPAPAAGSSPQPLAVAAPQLPVLEVQPLETQVASEASAVPRTHPCPQCSETFPTAATLEAHKRGHTGPRPFACAQCGKAFPKAYLLKKHQEVHVRERRFRCGDCGKLYKTIAHVRGHRRVHSDERPYPCPKCGKRYKTKNAQQVHFRTHLEEKPHVCQFCSRGFREKGSLVRHVRHHTGEKPFKCYKCGRGFAEHGTLNRHLRTKGGCLLEVEELLVSEDSPAAATTVLTEDPHTVLVEFSSVATADDAETSEATEIIEGTQTEVDSHIMKVVQQIVHQASAGHQIIVQNVTMDEETALGPEAAAADTITIATPESLTEQVAMTLASAISEGTVLAARAGTSGTEQATVTMVSSEDIEILEHAGELVIASPEGQLEVQTVIV
- the E4F1 gene encoding transcription factor E4F1 isoform X1, yielding MEGAMAVRVTAAHTAEAQAEAGREAGEGAVAAVAAALAPSGFLGLPAPFSEEGNRADPEGAAGVRAVHPGLAEARMARAAGSTDPPRPRHLADLAGPSQPSTKPPDEDDVHRCGRCQAEFTALEDFVQHKIQKACQRAPPEALPATPATTALLGQEVVPAAPGPEEPITVAHIVVEAASLAADISHASDLVGGGHIKEVIVAAEAELGDGEMAEAPGSPRQQGLGLAGEGEQAQVKLLVNKDGRYVCALCHKTFKTGSILKAHMVTHSSRKDHECKLCGASFRTKGSLIRHHRRHTDERPYKCSKCGKSFRESGALTRHLKSLTPCTEKIRFSVSKDVVVSKEDARAGSGAGAAGLGTATSSVTGEPIETSPVIHLVTDAKGTVIHEVHVQMQELSLGMKALAPEPPVSQELPCSSEGSRENLLHQAMQNSGIVLERAAGEEGALEPAPAAGSSPQPLAVAAPQLPVLEVQPLETQVASEASAVPRTHPCPQCSETFPTAATLEAHKRGHTGPRPFACAQCGKAFPKAYLLKKHQEVHVRERRFRCGDCGKLYKTIAHVRGHRRVHSDERPYPCPKCGKRYKTKNAQQVHFRTHLEEKPHVCQFCSRGFREKGSLVRHVRHHTGEKPFKCYKCGRGFAEHGTLNRHLRTKGGCLLEVEELLVSEDSPAAATTVLTEDPHTVLVEFSSVVADTQEYIIEATADDAETSEATEIIEGTQTEVDSHIMKVVQQIVHQASAGHQIIVQNVTMDEETALGPEAAAADTITIATPESLTEQVAMTLASAISEGTVLAARAGTSGTEQATVTMVSSEDIEILEHAGELVIASPEGQLEVQTVIV
- the E4F1 gene encoding transcription factor E4F1 isoform X2, whose amino-acid sequence is MEGAMAVRVTAAHTAEAQAEAGREAGEGAVAAVAAALAPSGFLGLPAPFSEEGNRADPEGAAGVRAVHPGLAEARMARAAGSTDPPRPRHLADLAGPSQPSTKPPDEDDVHRCGRCQAEFTALEDFVQHKIQKACQRAPPEALPATPATTALLGQEVVPAAPGPEEPITVAHIVVEAASLAADISHASDLVGGGHIKEVIVAAEAELGDGEMAEAPGSPRQQGLGLAGEGEQAQVKLLVNKDGRYVCALCHKTFKTGSILKAHMVTHSSRKDHECKLCGASFRTKGSLIRHHRRHTDERPYKCSKCGKSFRESGALTRHLKSLTPCTEKIRFSVSKDVVVSKEDARAGSGAGAAGLGTATSSVTGEPIETSPVIHLVTDAKGTVIHEVHVQMQELSLGMKALAPEPPVSQELPCSSEGSRENLLHQAMQNSGIVLERAAGEEGALEPAPAAGSSPQPLAVAAPQLPVLEVQPLETVASEASAVPRTHPCPQCSETFPTAATLEAHKRGHTGPRPFACAQCGKAFPKAYLLKKHQEVHVRERRFRCGDCGKLYKTIAHVRGHRRVHSDERPYPCPKCGKRYKTKNAQQVHFRTHLEEKPHVCQFCSRGFREKGSLVRHVRHHTGEKPFKCYKCGRGFAEHGTLNRHLRTKGGCLLEVEELLVSEDSPAAATTVLTEDPHTVLVEFSSVVADTQEYIIEATADDAETSEATEIIEGTQTEVDSHIMKVVQQIVHQASAGHQIIVQNVTMDEETALGPEAAAADTITIATPESLTEQVAMTLASAISEGTVLAARAGTSGTEQATVTMVSSEDIEILEHAGELVIASPEGQLEVQTVIV
- the E4F1 gene encoding transcription factor E4F1 isoform 1 (isoform 1 is encoded by transcript variant 1) — its product is MEGAMAVRVTAAHTAEAQAEAGREAGEGAVAAVAAALAPSGFLGLPAPFSEEDEDDVHRCGRCQAEFTALEDFVQHKIQKACQRAPPEALPATPATTALLGQEVVPAAPGPEEPITVAHIVVEAASLAADISHASDLVGGGHIKEVIVAAEAELGDGEMAEAPGSPRQQGLGLAGEGEQAQVKLLVNKDGRYVCALCHKTFKTGSILKAHMVTHSSRKDHECKLCGASFRTKGSLIRHHRRHTDERPYKCSKCGKSFRESGALTRHLKSLTPCTEKIRFSVSKDVVVSKEDARAGSGAGAAGLGTATSSVTGEPIETSPVIHLVTDAKGTVIHEVHVQMQELSLGMKALAPEPPVSQELPCSSEGSRENLLHQAMQNSGIVLERAAGEEGALEPAPAAGSSPQPLAVAAPQLPVLEVQPLETQVASEASAVPRTHPCPQCSETFPTAATLEAHKRGHTGPRPFACAQCGKAFPKAYLLKKHQEVHVRERRFRCGDCGKLYKTIAHVRGHRRVHSDERPYPCPKCGKRYKTKNAQQVHFRTHLEEKPHVCQFCSRGFREKGSLVRHVRHHTGEKPFKCYKCGRGFAEHGTLNRHLRTKGGCLLEVEELLVSEDSPAAATTVLTEDPHTVLVEFSSVVADTQEYIIEATADDAETSEATEIIEGTQTEVDSHIMKVVQQIVHQASAGHQIIVQNVTMDEETALGPEAAAADTITIATPESLTEQVAMTLASAISEGTVLAARAGTSGTEQATVTMVSSEDIEILEHAGELVIASPEGQLEVQTVIV
- the E4F1 gene encoding transcription factor E4F1 isoform X6, with protein sequence MEGAMAVRVTAAHTAEAQAEAGREAGEGAVAAVAAALAPSGFLGLPAPFSEEDEDDVHRCGRCQAEFTALEDFVQHKIQKACQRAPPEALPATPATTALLGQEVVPAAPGPEEPITVAHIVVEAASLAADISHASDLVGGGHIKEVIVAAEAELGDGEMAEAPGSPRQQGLGLAGEGEQAQVKLLVNKDGRYVCALCHKTFKTGSILKAHMVTHSSRKDHECKLCGASFRTKGSLIRHHRRHTDERPYKCSKCGKSFRESGALTRHLKSLTPCTEKIRFSVSKDVVVSKEDARAGSGAGAAGLGTATSSVTGEPIETSPVIHLVTDAKGTVIHEVHVQMQELSLGMKALAPEPPVSQELPCSSEGSRENLLHQAMQNSGIVLERAAGEEGALEPAPAAGSSPQPLAVAAPQLPVLEVQPLETQVASEASAVPRTHPCPQCSETFPTAATLEAHKRGHTGPRPFACAQCGKAFPKAYLLKKHQEVHVRERRFRCGDCGKLYKTIAHVRGHRRVHSDERPYPCPKCGKRYKTKNAQQVHFRTHLEEKPHVCQFCSRGFREKGSLVRHVRHHTGEKPFKCYKCGRGFAEHGTLNRHLRTKGGCLLEVEELLVSEDSPAAATTVLTEDPHTVLVEFSSVATADDAETSEATEIIEGTQTEVDSHIMKVVQQIVHQASAGHQIIVQNVTMDEETALGPEAAAADTITIATPESLTEQVAMTLASAISEGTVLAARAGTSGTEQATVTMVSSEDIEILEHAGELVIASPEGQLEVQTVIV
- the E4F1 gene encoding transcription factor E4F1 isoform 2 (isoform 2 is encoded by transcript variant 2); the protein is MEGAMAVRVTAAHTAEAQAEAGREAGEGAVAAVAAALAPSGFLGLPAPFSEEDEDDVHRCGRCQAEFTALEDFVQHKIQKACQRAPPEALPATPATTALLGQEVVPAAPGPEEPITVAHIVVEAASLAADISHASDLVGGGHIKEVIVAAEAELGDGEMAEAPGSPRQQGLGLAGEGEQAQVKLLVNKDGRYVCALCHKTFKTGSILKAHMVTHSSRKDHECKLCGASFRTKGSLIRHHRRHTDERPYKCSKCGKSFRESGALTRHLKSLTPCTEKIRFSVSKDVVVSKEDARAGSGAGAAGLGTATSSVTGEPIETSPVIHLVTDAKGTVIHEVHVQMQELSLGMKALAPEPPVSQELPCSSEGSRENLLHQAMQNSGIVLERAAGEEGALEPAPAAGSSPQPLAVAAPQLPVLEVQPLETQVASEASAVPRTHPCPQCSETFPTAATLEAHKRGHTGPRPFACAQCGKAFPKAYLLKKHQEVHVRERRFRCGDCGKLYKTIAHVRGHRRVHSDERPYPCPKCGKRYKTKNAQQVHFRTHLEEKPHVCQFCSRGFREKGSLVRHVRHHTGEKPFKCYKCGRGFAEHGTLNRHLRTKGGCLLEVEELLVSEDSPAAATTVLTEDPHTVPLRTMRRPVRPRRSSRAPRQRWTATS
- the E4F1 gene encoding transcription factor E4F1 isoform X4 encodes the protein MEGAMAVRVTAAHTAEAQAEAGREAGEGAVAAVAAALAPSGFLGLPAPFSEEGNRADPEGAAGVRAVHPGLAEARMARAAGSTDPPRPRHLADLAGPSQPSTKPPDEDDVHRCGRCQAEFTALEDFVQHKIQKACQRAPPEALPATPATTALLGQEVVPAAPGPEEPITVAHIVVEAASLAADISHASDLVGGGHIKEVIVAAEAELGDGEMAEAPGSPRQQGLGLAGEGEQAQVKLLVNKDGRYVCALCHKTFKTGSILKAHMVTHSSRKDHECKLCGASFRTKGSLIRHHRRHTDERPYKCSKCGKSFRESGALTRHLKSLTPCTEKIRFSVSKDVVVSKEDARAGSGAGAAGLGTATSSVTGEPIETSPVIHLVTDAKGTVIHEVHVQMQELSLGMKALAPEPPVSQELPCSSEGSRENLLHQAMQNSGIVLERAAGEEGALEPAPAAGSSPQPLAVAAPQLPVLEVQPLETVASEASAVPRTHPCPQCSETFPTAATLEAHKRGHTGPRPFACAQCGKAFPKAYLLKKHQEVHVRERRFRCGDCGKLYKTIAHVRGHRRVHSDERPYPCPKCGKRYKTKNAQQVHFRTHLEEKPHVCQFCSRGFREKGSLVRHVRHHTGEKPFKCYKCGRGFAEHGTLNRHLRTKGGCLLEVEELLVSEDSPAAATTVLTEDPHTVLVEFSSVATADDAETSEATEIIEGTQTEVDSHIMKVVQQIVHQASAGHQIIVQNVTMDEETALGPEAAAADTITIATPESLTEQVAMTLASAISEGTVLAARAGTSGTEQATVTMVSSEDIEILEHAGELVIASPEGQLEVQTVIV